The proteins below are encoded in one region of Bacteroides uniformis:
- the mobB gene encoding conjugal transfer protein MobB, with product MVAKISFGSSLYGALAYNGEKINKEEGKLLATNKIFDDCSGKTSIANALRDFQRYLSPHIRTEKPVVHISLNPHPDDVLTDMDMENIAREYLERMGYGNQPYMVYKHEDIDRHHMHIVTIRVAENGKCLDSRYNYHRSKAITRDLEEKYSLHKADRKQRQADNPLRKVDVSQGNVKKQVANTVKSLCATYRFQSLGEYRALLSLYNISLEEVRGEVGGREYHGFVYSATDRQGNKVGNPFKASKIDRSVGAEAIEKRFAYSAKKFKEDKKLSEMTRHSVEAVLKQTYHKDKFVELLKAKGIDVVFRHTADGRIYGATFIDHRTQSVFNGSRLGTNLSANALQEHFTLPYENEQPIPLAIPKEEGSGLEQELQGSGLFDEYGSGLGLMAGNGSSNEAQEAAFDRELRRKKKKRKGRNL from the coding sequence ATGGTCGCAAAGATAAGTTTCGGAAGTTCATTGTATGGCGCACTGGCATACAATGGTGAGAAGATTAACAAGGAAGAAGGAAAACTCTTGGCTACAAACAAGATCTTCGATGATTGTTCGGGAAAGACGAGCATCGCCAATGCCTTGCGTGATTTCCAGCGATACCTTTCTCCGCACATCAGAACAGAGAAGCCTGTCGTGCATATATCCTTGAATCCGCATCCAGATGATGTGCTGACGGATATGGACATGGAGAACATCGCCCGTGAATACTTGGAGCGCATGGGATATGGCAACCAGCCATACATGGTTTACAAGCATGAGGACATCGACCGTCATCACATGCACATCGTGACCATCCGAGTGGCTGAAAACGGCAAGTGCTTGGATAGCCGATACAACTACCATAGGAGCAAGGCTATCACCCGTGACTTGGAGGAGAAGTACAGTCTCCACAAGGCAGACCGCAAGCAACGCCAGGCAGACAATCCACTCCGCAAGGTGGATGTAAGCCAAGGCAATGTGAAGAAGCAGGTTGCCAACACAGTAAAATCTCTCTGCGCCACCTACAGGTTCCAGTCCTTGGGCGAGTACCGTGCACTTCTTTCCTTATATAATATATCCTTGGAGGAGGTCAGAGGCGAAGTTGGCGGTCGTGAGTATCATGGTTTTGTCTATTCTGCCACGGACAGACAGGGCAACAAGGTGGGAAATCCTTTCAAGGCTTCAAAGATTGACAGGTCTGTCGGTGCGGAGGCGATAGAAAAGCGGTTCGCTTATTCTGCCAAGAAGTTCAAGGAGGACAAGAAACTCTCCGAGATGACCCGTCATAGCGTGGAAGCTGTCTTGAAGCAGACGTACCATAAGGATAAGTTTGTTGAACTGCTGAAAGCAAAGGGCATTGATGTTGTTTTCCGCCATACAGCTGACGGCCGTATCTACGGAGCAACATTCATTGACCACCGCACTCAAAGCGTTTTCAATGGTTCAAGACTTGGAACGAATCTTTCTGCCAATGCCCTACAGGAGCACTTCACCTTGCCTTACGAGAACGAACAGCCGATACCGCTTGCCATTCCAAAAGAAGAAGGCTCTGGCTTGGAGCAGGAACTTCAAGGTTCTGGCTTGTTCGATGAGTACGGCAGCGGTCTTGGACTTATGGCAGGGAATGGTTCTTCCAACGAGGCACAGGAAGCTGCATTTGACAGAGAGTTACGCAGAAAGAAAAAGAAGCGAAAAGGGAGAAACCTTTAA
- the mobA gene encoding conjugal transfer protein MobA: MNTERKRGGRIPKLNPKSHHVMLRFDDDEWMKFLVMYEQTDVKAKAVFAKARIFGEPFKVLREDKTLVEYYTKLSSFHSQYRMIGNNYNQVVKELRCHFSEKKAMALLYKLENCTRELVSLTREIVELTRKFEERWSQR, from the coding sequence ATGAACACAGAAAGAAAACGAGGGGGACGAATCCCCAAGCTGAACCCGAAGTCGCACCATGTGATGCTTCGGTTCGACGATGACGAGTGGATGAAATTCCTCGTCATGTATGAGCAGACTGATGTGAAGGCAAAGGCTGTCTTTGCCAAGGCACGCATCTTCGGCGAGCCGTTCAAGGTGCTGCGCGAGGACAAGACATTGGTGGAATACTACACCAAGCTTTCTTCTTTTCACTCGCAGTACCGAATGATTGGCAACAACTACAACCAGGTTGTCAAGGAACTCCGTTGTCATTTCTCAGAGAAAAAGGCGATGGCTTTGCTCTATAAGCTGGAGAACTGCACCAGGGAACTGGTCTCTCTTACCCGTGAGATTGTTGAACTGACCCGTAAGTTTGAGGAAAGATGGTCGCAAAGATAA